The following coding sequences are from one Arthrobacter sp. PvP023 window:
- a CDS encoding dihydroorotase, with product MAHDQQDAATTGAYLIRGAAILGGAAEDLLIRDGIIAARGTDLAGTDAADGATVIEAEGLVALPGMVDIHTHLREPGREDAETVETGTRAAALGGYTAVHAMANSNPVADTAGVVEQVHTLGRAAGWVDVRPVGAVTVGLAGEQLAELGAMADSRAKVRVFSDDGICVHDPVIMRRALEYVKAFDGVVAQHAQEPRLTAGAQMNEGDVSAVLGLTGWPAVAEESIIARDVLLAQHVGSRLHVCHVSTAGSVEIIRWAKARGINVTAEVTPHHLLLTDELVRSYDPVYKVNPPLRTDSDVQALRAALADGTIDVVGTDHAPHPSEHKECEWAQAAMGMTGLETALSVVQETMIETGLMGWADFARVTSTAPAVIGRVADQGRPLEAGEPANVTLVDPAARWTVDPSKMATMGRNSPFAGRELPGKVVATFFKGHPTVLSGELNTPYRHGPHQETTAAAPAGGY from the coding sequence ATGGCACACGATCAACAGGATGCAGCCACCACCGGGGCATACCTCATCCGCGGCGCAGCGATTCTCGGCGGCGCGGCCGAAGACCTCCTGATCCGGGACGGCATTATCGCCGCACGCGGCACTGACCTTGCCGGCACCGACGCAGCAGACGGCGCCACCGTGATTGAGGCCGAAGGCCTGGTAGCACTGCCCGGCATGGTGGACATCCACACGCACCTCCGTGAGCCCGGGCGGGAAGACGCCGAAACAGTGGAAACCGGCACGCGCGCCGCCGCGCTTGGCGGCTACACGGCCGTGCACGCCATGGCCAACAGCAATCCCGTTGCGGACACCGCAGGCGTGGTGGAACAGGTGCACACCCTGGGACGTGCCGCGGGCTGGGTGGACGTCCGCCCGGTGGGCGCGGTGACCGTGGGCCTCGCAGGCGAACAACTGGCCGAGCTCGGCGCCATGGCTGATTCCCGTGCCAAGGTCCGGGTCTTTTCCGACGACGGCATCTGCGTCCACGACCCCGTGATCATGCGCCGTGCGCTGGAATATGTGAAGGCGTTCGACGGCGTGGTGGCACAGCACGCGCAGGAACCCCGGCTCACCGCAGGCGCCCAGATGAACGAAGGCGACGTCTCGGCAGTTCTCGGACTGACGGGCTGGCCCGCCGTGGCCGAGGAAAGCATCATTGCCCGGGACGTGCTGCTCGCCCAGCACGTCGGGTCCAGGCTGCACGTCTGCCACGTGTCCACGGCCGGCTCGGTGGAGATCATCCGCTGGGCCAAGGCCCGCGGGATCAACGTGACGGCCGAAGTGACGCCGCACCACCTGCTCTTGACCGATGAACTCGTCCGCAGCTACGACCCCGTCTACAAGGTCAACCCGCCGCTGCGTACGGACTCCGACGTCCAGGCCCTGCGTGCCGCCCTTGCCGACGGCACGATCGACGTCGTCGGAACGGACCATGCCCCGCACCCGAGCGAACACAAGGAATGCGAGTGGGCGCAGGCGGCTATGGGCATGACCGGGCTGGAAACGGCGCTGTCCGTCGTCCAGGAAACCATGATCGAGACCGGCCTGATGGGTTGGGCCGATTTTGCCCGGGTGACGTCCACCGCTCCCGCCGTGATCGGACGGGTGGCGGACCAGGGACGTCCGCTGGAGGCCGGCGAACCCGCGAACGTCACACTGGTGGACCCGGCTGCGCGCTGGACTGTGGACCCTTCTAAGATGGCAACCATGGGCCGTAACTCTCCGTTCGCCGGCAGGGAACTCCCCGGCAAGGTGGTGGCGACGTTCTTCAAGGGCCACCCCACCGTCCTTAGCGGCGAGCTCAACACCCCGTACCGCCACGGGCCCCACCAGGAAACAACCGCCGCCGCCCCGGCGGGCGGGTACTGA